The Triticum aestivum cultivar Chinese Spring chromosome 5A, IWGSC CS RefSeq v2.1, whole genome shotgun sequence genomic sequence TCCAATCAAAATGGTGTGATGCGGCTTCAGCATTTTTTGCAGAGTGTGTTGGTGTTTCAGCGTTAATTGGGAAGCTCGAATTTAAGCATTGTTTTCGTTCTGCAACCAGCGGCACATGTGCTAGCAAATTTTAGTTATTGTAATAAGACTTTGCTTTCCTGAGGCTGTCTCGTCTCTAAAGTCTTAGACGCTGTAATGCTGTTTTAATTTTAATAAACTAGCCATGAAGGCCTTCCCTAAACAAACTCCGAAATGTACATCATTAGTACAATGATATTAGAGAAGATTTGGCATAAGTTTATGTATATTGCATAAACCATCAGGAGAATCCACGGTGAAGCACTTTCTTAAGAGAAAACCTAGATATCAGGTGTAGTTATCACCAAACTCTGGAGTTTAGAACTGAAGATACATAGTCCGGAAATAATGTGAGTAGTAATTCGGTTTAACTGAAACTGAATCACCAGTCAAACAAATGAGGGCAACACTAGAAACGCTAATACGTATAATAGGAAACAATCCTCTGAATGATCTATCATATGTATTGGCCATAGCATACTGTTAGAGTCTGAACTGATCATCACTTGTATAACAAAATGTAGGCTTAAGCTGAATAATCAGTACTGTATCTACTAAGCTTTGAGTATTCACCTGGTTTAACTGAAAGTGAACCAGGCAAACACTTGAGGCAAATTCAAAAGTGTCAGAAAAGAACCAAAGATCAACGAATATAAAGTGGCACTGATCtactgtatgtatgtatgtattgcgACATTTGGCCACACCATTACGAGTATCATCACAAGAATCATCTCTACTCAAGGCAGCATCTTTGTCAAAAGTCAAAACAGAGCAAGCAGAAATGGCTGCCAGAGTTCACAAGACATTCTCACTCTCACAGTAATGCCGTACACTCATCGGATGTCTAGATATCACGTGCAGTGCGAACGTGCACATCTTTCTCAAAAGCTTACTGGTTATAATGTCAAGCTCACAGATAACAATGTCCAATAATATTGACGAAGAGACGGCTGTAGCAAACCTCGCAAAAGGGCGCCGAGCAATAAACCCGCGTGGCGGGCGCTGGGCAAAGACGGCACCATCGAGCAACCTGTGCCGTCGCTGCAGAAGAAGGCTGGCGGAGGCGGTGGTCGAGCTGGGGCTGGTGCTGGTGACCAATGGCGATGCCCTGACCCTGAGTCGCACCGCCGTAGCTGGGGACTGGACGCGGAGGCACGTAGCGGATCTCCGGGTGCTGCGGAAGCACGTTGCTGGCGCAAGACATCGCCGAAGAAGGCTGCTCACCAATGCCAAGATCCAACAAGAAATCAATGAGTTCATCGCTGCAGGACAAGCCCAAATAACGAATGCATGGAAAATAATGCATAGCAAATTACCCCGTCGGAGCCGGAGTGGCCGAGCGGCTGCCCTGTTCCTGTCTGCCTGGGGCCGGCGATCTGGCTCTGGGTCAGGCCGGCGAGCGAACCATTGCCGGTCGGCGCGTGGTACCGGTACGGGAAGGGCGCACTCCCAACGGCTGCAACAGAAACCAAGAAATCGAACTCCGACGTCAATGAAGAAGCAAGAACCGCAGGGATCAGAAAGAATTTGACACTTTTCTTGGGAGGGAACTCACCTGGATTGCCCAGCGGCGACCGGAGCATCCCCTGAGATGGCGGCTGGGAGAATCCCCTGTACCCCGACCCGCCCCCGGCCCCGCGAGCAGCTGCAAGAAACGAAGGTACGGGATGTCACAATCCAAGAAACGCAAGAACCAACGACGCGCTCGGTCGTATGCTTTGATTTCTTGGGCACCCACCTCCATCGAACTGGGAAGAGCCGGCGGCGTAGCCGTAGCCTGAAGTCACCTCCAACAGGAACGCCATGTCCGGCGAAATCCCAGCAATGCCGTCGCCGGCTGCATTCGCCGTCGGCCCTGCAGTGTTCGCCGATGTACCGGCCAGGTCGTCGCCGGATGTAGGATCCCTCCGCGCAGCTGGGTGCCTTGTCCCGGTAAGGTTGTCGTCGGCCTTCCGCTTGCCCGCCATCTCGCCTCGGTCGAACAGCTTCCGATGAATAGGAGAAGGAAGGAAGCTACAAGAAACAGTGGGAGGGGAGGACGGAAGGCGAGGGAGGGAGGGTATATAGACGACGGACAGAGCATCTCCCGGTGTAACCGATTTCAAGAAGCAGAGAGATTCAGGTCGGTTGATTTTGGGGGGAAGAAGACAGGAACAGATTCAGAAATGGGCCTAATGTATTTTGGATAGCTCAGCCAGTGGCCCAAACAAAATGAGTTAAATTTCGGCTCACTTCCCCGTAGTCATTGGCCGGCCCATCAAACGGGCTACGCGGTAGCTCGCCAGGGCGCACCTTCGGTTAACAGTTGACCTACCTTAAAAAAAAAGGTTAATGGTTGACCAGTTGACAGGTCCACCCTTGTCGTTTGGAAgaaatgcaaaataaataaataataaaattcaaaaaagttcGAAAAGAACAAAAAAAGTTCATGAGTTAAACAAAAAAGATAGCGGATTTGAAAAGCCGTCCACAAAGTCAAAAAAGTTTAAGAATTTAggaaaaaattcatgatttttaaaacAGTTGCAAATTTGAAAACAAGTTTGtgtatttgaaaaagttcatagatttttgtaaaaaaatcacgaatttggagaaaagttcatcaattttgaaaacagGTCATCAAATTGAAAATTTTGTATATTTTGGAAAAAAACATTCGTCCTTGGAAAATGTTTCTACATTTGAATACATTCATTCAATTAAAGAAAGTTCACGGGTttgaaaaaaagatgaaaaagTTCACGTGTTTGAAAAAAGGTtcgcgaatttgaaaaaagttcatccatttagaaaagaaaaagggaaacagAATAAAAACCGTCCTGAAACCCAAAATAATAAAAACATGTTAGAAGCTTCCCAAAACTAGACGGAAGCTTCTACACAAGTTGGGTTACTTCCA encodes the following:
- the LOC123108095 gene encoding uncharacterized protein, coding for MAGKRKADDNLTGTRHPAARRDPTSGDDLAGTSANTAGPTANAAGDGIAGISPDMAFLLEVTSGYGYAAGSSQFDGAARGAGGGSGYRGFSQPPSQGMLRSPLGNPAVGSAPFPYRYHAPTGNGSLAGLTQSQIAGPRQTGTGQPLGHSGSDGPSSAMSCASNVLPQHPEIRYVPPRPVPSYGGATQGQGIAIGHQHQPQLDHRLRQPSSAATAQVARWCRLCPAPATRVYCSAPFCEVCYSRLFVNIIGHCYL